The Chroogloeocystis siderophila 5.2 s.c.1 genome contains the following window.
ACATTTTGAGGTAGAAGACACTGGAGTAGGAATCGCAGCACATGAAACCGAAATGCTATTTAAACCTTTTGTGCAAACAGAAACGGGACGAAAATCCGAACAAGGAACAGGGTTAGGTTTAGCGATCACGCACAAATTTATTCAACTGATGGAAGGAGCAATTACGCTTAGTAGCCAGTTAGGAAAAGGCACAATTTTTCAGTTCAATATTCCTGTTGAACTTGCTGAAGCTACATCACAGGAAACTGAGACTCAACGCGTTATTGGTTTAGAGCCAGGACAACCACAGTATCGGATTTTAGTCGTTGACGATCACTTAGCGATGCGCCGCATTCTGAAACAAACGCTAACTAACATTGGGTTTGAGGTACGCGAAGCTGAAAATGGTCAAGACGCGATCGCGCTGTGGAACATCTGGGAACCACACTTCATCTTGATGGATATGCGGATGCCGATTGTCGATGGCTATGAAGCAACTCAATATATTAAATCCCAACCAAAAGGTCAATCAACAATTATTGTTGCTTTCACGGCTAGTGCGTTTGAGCAAGAACGAGCAACTGTCTTAGCAACAGGTTGCGATGATTTTATTCGTAAGCCGTTTCGCGAAGAAGTCATTTGGGAAAAGCTCAAGCAACATCTTGGTGTCCGTTATATTTATGAAAATCCACGTTCAATTCGCGAAACGCTGCAAGAAATAGCCCCAGGTTACGCGCTTAATGCTGATAACCTCAACGTTATGCCGACCGCGTGGATTGCGCAACTGCACAATGCTGCGGCGAAACTTGACGCCGAAACTATAGCTCAACTGATTACAGAAATTCCTACAGATTATGCGTTTCTCGCCCAAGCATTGCAACAAAAAGTAAATAACTTTGACTTTGATCAAATTATCGACTTAGCTCAGCCATCCTCGTTATGAATAGCTCTCCCCTTGATGCACCACGCACAATTTTAATCGTTGACGATGTTCCTGAAAACCTGCGCGTCTTGTCCAAAACTTTGTTAGGACAAGGCTATCAAGTCCGCTGTGCGAAGAATGGTGCTATGGCATTGATGGGAGCTAATACCGCCCCACCCGATGTGATTCTCCTCGATATTAAAATGCCCGATCTTGATGGCTACGAAGTTTGTCGTCGCCTGAAAGCTTCGCCCACAACGCACGATATTCCAGTGGTTTTCTTGAGTGCTTCGGATGATGTTCTTGATAAAGTCAAAGCTTTTGAAGTTGGCGGAGTAGATTACATTACGAAACCATTTGAGATTGCAGAAGTTTTAGCCCGCGTTCAAAGTCAGATTGCGCTGCGAAGTGCCAAAGCAGAAATTTCTCAACTCAATACCCAACTAGAACAACGTATTCAACAGCGTACAGTACAGCTACAAGCAGCTAACCAACAGCTACAACGCGAAATCAAAGAACGCAAACTTGCAGAAAAACGGCTACAAGAAAGTGAAGAACGACTTGAAAGTATTTTAAATTCCCTAGAAGAAGTTGTGTGGTCAGTTTGTCCAAAAACCCGCAAGCTTTTTTATCTCAATTCGGCTGCGCAAAAAGTTTATGGTCGTCCTGTTGCTGAATTTTTTGAGAATCCCAATTTGTGGTTAGAAGCGGTGCATCCAGAAGATCGCCGCAAAGTTGAGCGATCGCATCAAATGCTACTTCAACAAGGCAGTGCTGAGTTAGAGTACCGCATTTTACAACCTGACGGCACGCTACGATGGGTGAGTACTCGTAGCCGCGTTATCTACGAAAATAGTGTTGCTGTTCGCCTCGATGGCATTGTTTACGATATTACACGCCGCAAGCAAGCCGAGGAACAATTAGTGTATGATGCCTTACACGATGCGTTAACGAGTTTACCCAATCGCAATTTATTTATGGAACGCTTAGAAAGCGCCTTACACCGCGCCAAGCGAAATTCTAATTATTTATTTGCAGTACTTTTTATCGACTTAGATCGCTTTAAGGTTGTTAATGATAGCTTAGGTCATACTTTAGGCGATCAATTATTATGTGCGATCGCCGATCTTCTTCAACAATGCTTACGCTCTACTGATACAATTGCTCGGTTTGGTGGTGATGAATTTACAATTCTCCTCGACGATATCAAAGATATCACAGATGCGATCCGCATTGCTGAGCGACTCCAAGCACAACTTACCGCACCATTCCAACTTGAAAACCACACAATATTTTCGAGTGCAAGTATCGGAATTGCCCTCTCTTCGCCAAGCTATCTTGAAGCACAAGATTTACTCCGCGATGCTGATATCGCTATGTATCAAGCTAAAGAACAAGGTAAGGCACGATACGCAATCTTTGACCAAGAAATGTATCAAAAAACTCTAAAACTCTTACGCTTAGAAAGCGATCTACGACAAGCGTTAGAACGTCAGGAGTTTTGCCTCCACTACCAACCAATCATTTCGTTAACGACAGGTAAATTAACAGGTTTTGAAGCATTAATTCGGTGGCGACATCCTCAAAGCGGGTTAATTTCCCCCACAAAGTTTATTTCTGTCGCTGAAGATATTGGCTTGATTGTGACTATCGGCGAGTGGGTGCTACAAGAAGCTTGTCGTCAGCTTCACGTTTGGCAAGCACAATTTCCGCATTTGATGCCGCTGAAATTAAGTGTTAATATCGCTGGACAACAAATTAGAGAACCGAATTTTATTCACCAAATCGATCGAGTTTTAACTGAAACTGGATTGGATGGCAGTTACTTACAATTAGAAATTACTGAAAGTACACTGATTGAGTATGCACAAGAAACTGTTCGGACTTTACTAGAAATTAGGTCGCGACGAATTCAGTTAAGTATTGATGATTTTGGTCAAGGTTATTCATCTTTAAGCTATTTACATCGATTTCCGATAAATAGTTTGAAAATAGATCGCTCTTTTGTGAGTGGAATGCATTCCAATGGTGAAAACTATGAAATTGTCCGCACAATTACGACGCTTGCGCATATTTTAGGAATGAATGTAGTCGCAGAAGGTGTGGAAACACCTGAACAATTTTCAGTACTAAGAACTTTAGGCTGTGAATTTGGTCAAGGATATCTCTTCGCAAGATCTTTGAATTGCGCCTCAGCTACTGCTTTAATGGCTAATAACCCTCAATGGTTAGAATTGACTGAGCTAAACCAGCCTTTGTAAATAGTGCTAAATATAACATCTTCAGTTTTGCAAGATCTTAATCTTCAGAATTATTGTCATCTTTTGATTGAATAATATTTTGGGAATACTCGTTCTTTAGAAGAAATTTACTAATCCTAAATATTTGTTTCAATAAAAATAAAGGTAGGATAACAATCAAGCCTAATAGGCTAATGCAAGCAAGAGTAAATAAATAGAATACACGCTCAAATGTGTTGTAGCTATCTACATTTTTTTTATTATGCTCTGTGTGTTTCATTTAGGGAATTATGTTCTAGATAGTTAGGAGTATTGTTAAGGATGCAAGCCGGTTGTGAAATACTTGAAAAGTAGAAACTAAAAACAAAATCATCGATTAGCTTTAATCAAGTTCTGTTTTAACAAAAAAATATAAAAAATAGATTGAATCTAAAAGCGTAACCAAAGAATTAATTTTAAATTAAAGCAACTAAGAGTTAAAATATTTGGCGAGTTGCTTGTCGTATACACTGTGCTAAATCGCTCTAATACAAAATCGTCTCATCGTTCCCAGCGTCTACCAACTCAGCGCTGGCAAATTTATTCGGAACAAACGGAACTCGCCCAGAAACTGGCTGAGGCTACTCAACTATCGCCGATTGTCGGTCAATTACTGACTAATCGTGGTATAGAAACACTCGAACAAGCACAAGCATTTCTAGAACCCGAATCGCAAATCCTTCCTTCCCCCTTAGAGGAATTTTCCGATCTGGCGTTGAGTGTTGAGTTGTTGCACAGTGCGATCGCACATCAGCAAAAAATCGCAATTTGTGGCGACTACGACGCCGATGGGATGACTAGTACTGCGTTATTACTGCGATCGCTACGCTGGTTGGGTGCAAACGTTGATTACGCGATTCCTAGCCGGATGCACGAAGGCTATGGCATCAATCAGCGTATTGTCGAAGAGTTCAAGCGCGAAGGCGTAGAGTTAATTCTCACAGTTGATAACGGGATTTCCGCCTTCGATGCGATCGCCAAAGCTAGAGAACTCGATCTCAAAGTGATTGTCACCGATCATCACGACATCCCGCAACAACTACCCCCAGCTAACGCGATCCTTAACCCTAAACTCATTCCAGAATCCTCCCCGTATCGCGGACTTGCAGGCGTGGGAGTAGCATATATTCTGGCTGTCTCGCTGGCACAAAAATTAGGACAAATCGCTGGATTAGTCAAACCTCTGCTTGAGTTATTTACCCTCGGTACAATCGCAGATCTCGCGCCCTTAACCGGTGTTAATCGTCGCTGGGTAAAGCGTGGCTTACGGTTACTTCCGCAATCACAACTAGCCGGAGTGCAAGCTTTAATTCAAGTTGCAGGCGTACAAAATAACACGAATAGCGCCGTCAATGCAAAATCGCTTAAGCCTGATGATATCGGTTTTCGTCTAGGTCCAAGAATTAATGCTGTAGGGCGCATCGCCGATCCGCAAATTGTCATTGATTTACTGACAACAGACGATATGGGAATTGCGCTAGAACGCGCGATGCAGTGCGAACAAATTAACCAGCATCGTCAACAATTATGCGAACAAATCGAACAAGAAGCGATCGCCTATATTGAACAAAACCAAATCGATTTACTAGAAGAACGCGTTTTAGTCGTTGTGCAAGCTGATTGGCATCATGGTGTTATCGGGATCGTTGCATCGCGCTTAGTCGAACGCTACGGTGTTCCTGTTTTTATTGGTACGTATGAAGACGAACATCATATTCGTGGTTCCGCGCGAGGAATTCCCGAATTTCATGTTTTTGCCGCTTTAGAGTTTTGTCAAAGCTTATTAGGTAAATTTGGCGGACACAAAGCTGCTGGGGGCTTTTCGTTACCGGTGGAAAACTTAACCGCGCTGCGATCGCGGTTGCGGGAATTTGCGCATCAATGCTTGCAAGTCGAACATCTCAAGCCACTAATTAAAATCGATGCACAAGTACACTTCAGTCAAATTGATCGTCAATTATACAAGCAATTAGACGCGCTGCATCCTTGCGGAATTGATAACCCTAATCCGCTATTTTGGACAGCAAATGTCGAGGTGATCGAACAGCGAATTGTCGGTAAAGGACATATCAAACTGAAACTAGCACACAATGAAGGTACGCAACGATTTGAGGTGAATGCGATCGCCTGGAGAAAGGCTGGCGATTATTTTCCGCTACCACCACGCATCGATATTGCCTACTGCTTGCGCGAAAATACCTGGAACGGTAACACAACAATTGAACTTGAACTAGTTGGCGTGCGCCTACCAACACAACCCATTAAAATCGCATCGCCATCTTCAAAAGCTGTATTCTATTACAATCAACGCCGTTATATCTGTGGCATATTTGCGAGTAGTTCAACAGCCGAATTGCGCATAAAAAACGATCAAGGTCAAATATTGGCGATCGCGCAAGGAGATTCCACAGGATTTTTAGGAACTAAGCGCGAAACTGCTCAACAAGTTGATATCACGCGATCGCACTTTCACCAATTAGTCATCGCCGCGTATACTGCTTTAAATCAGTTACCTAAGTGAATTATTCTGTTGTTAGGTGACTTACGTTATTAGAGTTGCGTAAGTTCCCTCTCAAGCAGCATCCATATGGCGTTTGAATTCGACCATCTTTTGATTTGTACTGATGTCGGGGCTGATGAGGCGGATCGTTTAGCATCATTCGGTTAATTGAAGGCTCGTCTAACACCCATGCTGAGCAAGATACAGCCAATCGCCGTTTTTTCTTCCCTTCCACAACGCCATGTTGGAACTGTTATGGATTCACAATTCTGAAGAAGCCAAATCCGAGCCAATTGCTCCCACTTGCCTTTGGGAACGGTGGCGCGATCGCAACAATAGTGCTTGTCCGTTGAGCCATACATCGCCATTGATCCTGAGCTTGAAAGTATGCACAAAAAAGCACAAAATCTCTTGCATATTTTCAATGTGTCACTTCCTGAGGAGTGCGAAAAACGGCGCGAGATTGTGCACATCTTTTTGGATCAGTCGGTCAAGTTTTTGAGGTTAAGCCGCCCTTTCATTGCGATTATGGTTGCCACATTTATGCTGAAGAGAATTTATATATTAATTACGATTGCATTATCTTAGACTGCAATAAAGTTTATCTTGGTAACAATGTATTGCTTGCTCTAAAGTACAAATCTACACAGCGTACCATTCTCTCGATCCAGAAATGAGAAGATCCAGTTTGGAGATGGCTGCACCGATTGCAATTGGCGATGACGTTTGGATCGGCGGTGGAGCAATTACTTGTCCAGGAGACACAATTGGCGCAGGAAGCATTGTTACCAAAAATATTCCTGCTAACGTCGTTGCCGCAGGAAATCCTTGTAGAATTATTAGAAACTTATAGCTTCGATAGCATCATAACTTCACAGATCAAAGCAACCATATTATCTCTGGTAATAACTAGATTAGTCGTTAGTAACTAGTCACTAGTTTTTTATCAACAATCAACTGGATTTGACATCATTAATACTGGACGCTGCTGTTATCTTTTCTTTTTAAATTTGAATAATTGAGTGAGGAATAAGAGGGCGATCGCTAACCGCAGAAGAATTGAGGAAGGCAGAAGGAAAATTTATTTTTGCTCTCGCTTCATGGTTGCAAGCCCCTAAATTTATTTATGAAAAACAAAAAGATGTTCGAGACGCGCAGCGTTAGAAATACGGAGTATATCAAAAGTTAAATCTCCTAAATTTATTTATGGAGATACATAATCGCCTTCTGCCTTCTTGACTCCTTCTACATATTGCCGCCGCGTGCTGCCAAAATAAAGATGATAATTGGACCAGCAAGCATGATCAGCGCAACACTGACTAGCTGAAAAAAGGTTTCCCATTGAAAAGTGCTGAGTCCCTCAAAAATTCCAGATACAACGTCCATTTTTCCTCCCATTACCTAGCCGAATCAGTAACTCAGATAAAGCTCCGCACTCGATCTTACCTGGATGACGATGACTCGATTTAACTAACTTAATAAATCTATAAAAAACAACAAACAATCATTGCCGCTTTCTCATACTACTGACTTACCGAATAAAACCGTTAAACTCGAAGTGCAAGAAAAATCATAGCCCAAATTTGACTTATGGCTACCTGGCGTTGTGTAAAGC
Protein-coding sequences here:
- a CDS encoding two-component system response regulator, giving the protein MNSSPLDAPRTILIVDDVPENLRVLSKTLLGQGYQVRCAKNGAMALMGANTAPPDVILLDIKMPDLDGYEVCRRLKASPTTHDIPVVFLSASDDVLDKVKAFEVGGVDYITKPFEIAEVLARVQSQIALRSAKAEISQLNTQLEQRIQQRTVQLQAANQQLQREIKERKLAEKRLQESEERLESILNSLEEVVWSVCPKTRKLFYLNSAAQKVYGRPVAEFFENPNLWLEAVHPEDRRKVERSHQMLLQQGSAELEYRILQPDGTLRWVSTRSRVIYENSVAVRLDGIVYDITRRKQAEEQLVYDALHDALTSLPNRNLFMERLESALHRAKRNSNYLFAVLFIDLDRFKVVNDSLGHTLGDQLLCAIADLLQQCLRSTDTIARFGGDEFTILLDDIKDITDAIRIAERLQAQLTAPFQLENHTIFSSASIGIALSSPSYLEAQDLLRDADIAMYQAKEQGKARYAIFDQEMYQKTLKLLRLESDLRQALERQEFCLHYQPIISLTTGKLTGFEALIRWRHPQSGLISPTKFISVAEDIGLIVTIGEWVLQEACRQLHVWQAQFPHLMPLKLSVNIAGQQIREPNFIHQIDRVLTETGLDGSYLQLEITESTLIEYAQETVRTLLEIRSRRIQLSIDDFGQGYSSLSYLHRFPINSLKIDRSFVSGMHSNGENYEIVRTITTLAHILGMNVVAEGVETPEQFSVLRTLGCEFGQGYLFARSLNCASATALMANNPQWLELTELNQPL
- the recJ gene encoding single-stranded-DNA-specific exonuclease RecJ → MLNRSNTKSSHRSQRLPTQRWQIYSEQTELAQKLAEATQLSPIVGQLLTNRGIETLEQAQAFLEPESQILPSPLEEFSDLALSVELLHSAIAHQQKIAICGDYDADGMTSTALLLRSLRWLGANVDYAIPSRMHEGYGINQRIVEEFKREGVELILTVDNGISAFDAIAKARELDLKVIVTDHHDIPQQLPPANAILNPKLIPESSPYRGLAGVGVAYILAVSLAQKLGQIAGLVKPLLELFTLGTIADLAPLTGVNRRWVKRGLRLLPQSQLAGVQALIQVAGVQNNTNSAVNAKSLKPDDIGFRLGPRINAVGRIADPQIVIDLLTTDDMGIALERAMQCEQINQHRQQLCEQIEQEAIAYIEQNQIDLLEERVLVVVQADWHHGVIGIVASRLVERYGVPVFIGTYEDEHHIRGSARGIPEFHVFAALEFCQSLLGKFGGHKAAGGFSLPVENLTALRSRLREFAHQCLQVEHLKPLIKIDAQVHFSQIDRQLYKQLDALHPCGIDNPNPLFWTANVEVIEQRIVGKGHIKLKLAHNEGTQRFEVNAIAWRKAGDYFPLPPRIDIAYCLRENTWNGNTTIELELVGVRLPTQPIKIASPSSKAVFYYNQRRYICGIFASSSTAELRIKNDQGQILAIAQGDSTGFLGTKRETAQQVDITRSHFHQLVIAAYTALNQLPK
- the psb30 gene encoding photosystem II reaction center protein Ycf12/Psb30, producing the protein MDVVSGIFEGLSTFQWETFFQLVSVALIMLAGPIIIFILAARGGNM